The genomic region ATTATAAAAAGATTGAGATGGACGTTAAAAAAGTCCTTGAATAAGGAATAATTACAATATTaaattgaatttacttttgttgaattattttaataatataatatagttcttttttttttaaagaaactaAGTTAAGGGGTTAAaagacaaaaaaaacaaaaaacaaaaacaaaacaaaaaacaacGCTAAAATGCAactcaatttttaaatttatttttttattttagtttttttttatcaatttcatTAATTGAAAGAAAAGATCAAGTATACACTGACACACTTAAAGTAGCTTTTTATGATACAAATAAGTAGGGTTGGAAGTAAGTCGAGTTAGATCAAATCCAAGCTCGACTCACGAAAATTGCGCTTGTGTCACGGCTTGACTTATTAACAATCGGGtctatttcttaagctcaagttTTGCTCACCGAAAATTCACGAGTTGGCTTAAACTCACGAACGGACTCAAATAACATAGACAatttataattctatatcaataaattataatttatatatattaaaaatatttaaaaagatcaattttatatattgactatctatcaattataaattttttatttatgtcctacatcaaaattatataaaaaatgactataaaattttaatatatatatatatataatcgagtcaACTCACAAGCTATTGAGCTAAGCTTATCTAAGTTCAAGCTCGACTCACTAGCTCATGAATTTAGCTTATTGAGTTATTAACGAGTCGAGTTCGAGCTAGTTTATGCGTTGACTTGACTGACTTCCAGCCCTATAAACAAGTAACAAATTAACCTGAACTTAAACCTATACTTCTAACTATTACACATGGACcccaaaaataaacaaaattacaaaGAAGCCCCAAAAAATCCCAAATTATACAACCACCCCAAAACCACACTCTAGCTTCTCTAAAACATAGAGTCCTAACCTTGGCCTACAATTTCATATCCACTTAGCCCCATCAAATTTTCATGCTTTTTTTAAATGGTGGACCAATTGAAGTGGTAGATTTTGGAAGTAGCATATTTTAATTTCCCACTTTGACCTCTATCTTAGTCTACAATAACAAACAAATAAACATATGTCAAAGTGACGgagaaattaaaaattcaattattgaatatttttcaaTTTGCTCAGCCATCCaaaaagctataaaaacaaaaaaaaaaatactatatactattattgaatattttttctctttattgaataataattatatataataaatatatatcaaGAATTAGCCATTTTTACAGTATTTAAATTTATGATGGTTTTGCATTGACTAATTGATAATAATTAATTGTTCACTGAATATTGCTTTCTAGTCATTAGTCTGACTTTAAGATCCAAAACTCAAGCCACTAAAAACTGAATCTTAAACCCTCTTTCAGCCACCAAAATTCAAGTCAAAATGGCATGCTTTTCAGTTTTCACATCCCTTCTTAACCTACTCTTCtctatatatatacatcaaaGTTAATAGGCACTTAActccttaatttttttttttgccctTTAGCTTCTCCTACAAGATCATTAGAGAATGAAAAATTCAATGAAGATGCTACAAATTTTGCCACTACTAATTTGTCTCTATTGTTTTGTCTCATTGATACAAGCATCAAATCCACATGAAAGAAAGGTACACCTTGTTTAGGATTTGTGCTTGTCTTGAATATATATTTGGTcttaattagtaaaaaaaaaaaaaaaacatatcatTTTTTTNNNNNNNNNNNNNNNNNNNNNNNNNNNNNNNNNNNatgaaatttttgaaaaaaaaaaacagccatACATAGTATACATGGGAGAGCTACCAAAGACTACAACATATTTACCAGAAGATCATCACCACAACATATTGGAGGCTGCCATTGGAGAGTAATAATCTCAGTTTCTTTAAGTTTTAAAATtacatttattttatataattttatacagTTGAActtgtttaatttgatttattttaaccAATCATTCCTTAATGATTATTAgtgacttttttcttttttcttttctgtagCAAGAAATTAGCTAGAGAATCCAAAATACATAGTTATGGAAAGAGTTTCAATGGATTTGTTGCAAGACTTTTGCCACATGAAGCAGCAAAACTACAAGGTATTACTAATATTACaattgtttctaatttttttcgGTTTAATTACTATGTTGGTCCTTATaatttcgtgaaattttcaattaggtccttatactttttttctttttaatttggtccatccaccaaattttttttttcaattaagtccctcctaatagtaattggcttaatttgatagggacccaactaaaaaaaaaaagaattggtataggaacctaaataaaaggaaaaaaaagtgtagggacccaattaaaaaaaatattgctgcaaggactcaattaaaagaaaaaaaaaagtatagggacctaattgaaaattttgcgaaactataaggaccaGCCGAGTAATGAAACCTTTTTTNGGGAGGAGAATGTAGTATCTGTGTTTCCAAGTAAAGTGAATAAATTACACACAACAAGGTCATGGGATTTTTTGGGAATGCCTATAAAAGTAAAAAGAAACCGCAAAGTAGAGAAAAATATCATTGTTGGTATGCTAGACACAGGTaaagatgaaaaatatttttatctgaGGGTATGTTTGGTCCATTCTgagataaaaatagaataaaataaaataaaatttttatgaatTATGAATNNNNNNNNNNNNNNNNNNNNNNNNNNNNNNNNNNNNNNNNNNNNNNNNNNNNNNNNNNNNNNNNNNNNNNNNNNNNNNNNNNNNNNNNNNNNNNNNNNNNNNNNNNNNNNNNNNNNNNNNNNNNNNNNNNNNNNNNNNNNNNNNNNNNNNNNNNNNNNNNNNNNNNNNNNNNNNNNNNNNNNNNNNNNNNNNNNNNNNNNNNNNNTCATAAAATATTTCATTCCATTTTTAATCTAAGCCAAATATATATACTTAGTAACATTTGGATTGGAAGTGAAAATAAACTGAAAAATTTCTTATAAAAATgataatttgattaatttctcAACCAACCATAGCCTTCTAAGAGTAATTAAAATTACAAATGTACAATATATAAGTGCTTCATCATCTATTTAATGTTTATATAGATTTTTTTTAACTTGTAACCAGGAATTGCACTTGATTGCCCATGTTTCAATGATAAAGGGTTTGGGCCTGTCCCAAGCTCATGGAAGGGTAAATGTGTCACATCAGCTAATTTCACACACTGCAACAAGTATTCTTCTCTCCGTTTTTTGATTTTGAGTATAGATCCAAAATTCCAAATACATCCTTAAAGAATTTTATATCGAATGTTTtcgtttttaaaaaatttttattacgttgaagtctaaaattttttataaaaataagatatatagATTTTTCCATTATACTTTTGAGAATTTATTTATCTAAGTAAGAATAACGAAGTCTCTACTTTAATTAGATTCGTTAGAGTAGAGATATAAATCTCTAAGTCtctatttaaatatataatcaatTTTTTAATCTCCTATCATCACAAAAATAAtatgtttttttaattattgttaagTTTTTGGTTCATATATTATGatagatatataacatataaAAGGAGAAATAGTCCTACAGCCTATATAGAATTTTCTTTGATGTATTACTATTATGCTACATGACAAATGCTATGATAATTAGAAATTATATATGCAACACACAAATTCTAACATTTTATTTAAATGCTATTTATTAAATTAAGGGTGCTATACTTTTTATTCTATGGACATATTTTGATCATATAGTTATTACATTTTAGTatgtaaatatataaaaaaaaatatactatataTAAAAAGTATTGCACACACTATTTTTTTCGAAACACATAACTGTTCACAAAGACACATAAATAATACTATGATTAATATATATTTGGTATACATATTTTGTTTTCATGATTTTGTGAataaatgcataaaattaaatttgattatttttaccatttttatctttttcatgaaaaagaatattaaaaaaacacatatcaatataaaaaaaacgatgctcttattttattttaatgagtaaagtataatttttgtccccaacatttggggtaaattctatttgtgtccctaacgtttaaatcgtcctatttgtattcctaacgtttataaaagtgattcaatgttattctgccgtcaattacacatcatgaacgctttagtttgagttttaaaaacctCTTcctgaagttagaatacaaatgtctgggatagaatcgatgatctactccgaaaaatagctcatcaaatgttgaaactaattcctacaacatttacataattcacttttctagggacataattgaatttaaacacaaatagtaggtataatattaaaatcgaacacatccaagtgagacctaattgagaatgaatacatccaagtgagaataattgaaaaatataatctgatttgttagtatagtTGATAGTAAGATAACATTGAaccacttttataaacgttaaggatacaaataggacgatttaaacgttagagacacaaataagacttaccccaaacgttgggacaaaaacaatactttactctattttaatttatgtttcttagAATGCAAGTAACATTATTCAAAATTATTATGGCATATTTTGCATGAAACCTAATGCAAACTTGGTTCCATTCCATTTCTATGTTAATTACAAAACACAGCAAGGTGATAGGAGCAAAATTCTTCCACTTAGAACAAAACAATTTTATGGACACAAATCTTAGCCCTATGGACGAAGAAGGCCACGGCACACACACGGCGTCCATAGCCGCGGGTGCGCTCGTTCGGAAAGCCAGTCTTTATGGCATCGGCCGCGGGNNNNNNNNNNNNNNNNNNNGCGGGACATCCCGCGGCGGGTCCCCGAACGCGCGCATAGCGGTGTACAAAGTGTGTTGGAACAGCGGATGCAGTGACATGGACTTGTTGGCAGGGTTTGATGATGCAATTGCTGATGGTGTGAACTTCATATCTGTGTCTCTTGGAGGGAATCCAAGGGAGTTCTTCAGGGATCCAGTGGCCATTGGATCATTTCATGCAATGAAAAGAGGGATCTTAACAACATGTTCAGCTGGGAATGAAGGTCCTTATGCTGAAACCGTTCAGAATGTTGCTCCATGGATTTTAACTGTCGCTGCTTCTTCTAGTGGTAGACAGTTTATAACACCAATATCCCTTGGTAATGGCAAAAAAGTTACGGTAAGTGGTTATATTGCCTATACTATACTACTTTTTTTTCGAATTCTGCGTTAGTACGAGATATTTGTGCATTAAACTGTCGTTTTTCATTGTAGAGTTCGAATTCTTTGCATAATTTTATTGTTTAGAAAAATCTATAGCAATCTGTTTAGTTAGTAGTTGTCGTATTTTTAAAGTAGAAACTTACATGCAGTTTGTCTCTATGTGAAGTAGATTCTTGAGAATCGTTAAATGATTTTTAATTCTCAACTTCACGTAAAACCAGTAGGAACACATGAGTTTTCACCTTTTTTGCTTTTACCTTctaaaagaaattgaaaatatttttaaaaaaaaattaaaatttaattctatGCATGTACATATAACACataaaaaataactactttttactTTGATTGAATGAATAGTCATCTAAAAAAATAatgtgtataaaatattttactaagccaatacattaaaattaaggtgaaaactcaggtgaagtcgacttcacgtgaagttgatatttgagagccgttagatgaaaatttagtcaaatcagtcaaatcatctaacggctcttaggtatcaacttcacgtgaagtcgactgcacttgagttttcacctaaaattaaactcaaaaattAAATATGCCaaagttgaatttttttttcttttttgaatttaCTTATATTACAAATAACTCACTACTCTGCTGTTTAATTGATTGATTGTTGCCAGGGAGTATCTATAAACACCTTCTCCCCTAAGAAAAAAATGTATCCATTGATTAGTGGAGACCTTGCCATTAATGCTTCAGGGGATAGCTATGGCAATGCCAGGTATGTTGATATCATTGATTACCAAAAAAATTCAGCACAACTTTAGATAAAATTTGTATTAAAGAACACTAATTCAATGAAGTaagagaaaataattaaaatgtaTGATGCAGTGCTTGTGATTATGGGACTCTAAGCAAAGACAAAGTGAAGGGAAAGATTGTGTACTGCCTTGGAGACACTGGAAATCAGGACTTAACCATAAAACAATTAGAGGGAGCTGGTCTTATTTCTGCTTCTGCTGTTAAAGCAGACTATTCCCCAGTCACAATTATTCCTAGTTCCACTGTTGATGCCTACACTCTGGGAAAAAACATTTCTCTCTACATCAATTCCACCAAgtaagtttattattattattattattattagaatttaattttgatgcagaATCAGTAAAACAGTTTTACTCGTGTATTTAATTGCATaataccatatcagaaaaaataactattttttatatcAACCACGTAAAGAGTCATTCAAAAGAACAGATATAATTAAATGACTGTCAAAGTATATGTGTTTTTTTCGGTATTTAGAGTTTGTTTAGCTCTTTCACTCCATGTTTGATAAGTGTTTCGAGACAGAAAAATGTTCTGTCACTATATATTAGAGAATGGATATTGTCACTCCTATTTTGATAATACCAttcatttttctaaaaaattcatACAAAATATATGATGCAAAAAAGTAAAATGGAAGTGACATTATCATTTCCCTATACCACAGTTCTTAGATAAAAAGTTAGACAAATTTTGCTACAAGATAGAGACAGGGTAACCTATTTTCTATCTATCTTCTTATCTAAATAAATATATGTCTACCAATCTAAATATTTATGAACTCAGGAATCCTCAAGCTGTTATATACAAAACCACAAGCAAAACAGGCCAAGTTCCATATATTGCTTCTTTCTCATCTAGAGGACCTGAATTAATCACCTCCAAAATCCTCAAGGTGATCATCATTCATGATTCATCTACAATCTCTTAGATATCTTAAGCTTATAATTGCATTTGGTAATTTTCCTTCTTATGAAGcacttgatttttatttttgcagCCTGATTTGGCTGCTCCAGGAGTTGACATTCTAGCTGGTTATTCAAAGTTGGAAACCATAACAACTTACCCTGAACCTGAGGACAACCGTTTTCAATCCTTTAATATACTGTCAGGAACTTCTATGGCTTGTCCTCATGCCGCCGGCGCTGCCGCCTATGTGAAATCGTTCCACCGTGAATGGACTCCGGCTGCAGTCAAGTCTGCTCTCATGACCACTGGTGAGAACCTTTTTAATGGAAAAAATTCATCACCACAAAATGCTGATTATATTTGGACAAAAAatgaaatatgggtttagaaCTAAGGAATTGAGTAATTaaattttggtttaattactctattagtcCTTATAATTTTACTAgtattttttaattaggtccttaccGTTTAACAAAAAAGAATATTTCAACAAAAAATTGTTAGAAAGAACCAAATTGAAAGTTTTTATCTAATATAAAGACTCAATTACAGACTTTTAAACTATAAGGACCTAATTGGAAATTTGATGAAACTGAAATGACCATCTGAATTGTTAGAAAGGTAATATATTCTAACatgaataattaaaccttaaatttTCATGCTGATTTTGCTAATCTACTTTGACCTCTATGATTCAGCTATTCCCATGAAAGACTTTGCAGCTGAGTTAGGAACTGGTTCAGGAAGGATCAACCCTATAAGAGCATTGGACCCAGGCTTAATCTACGACATTAATATGGACTCTTACATTGCATTCTTATGCAAGGAAGGTTTCAATAGCACAAGCATTGGTATACTTGTTGGAAGCAAAGGCTTTGATTGTTCCACCATTAATAAACCGCCACCAGGAAATGATGGACTCAATTACCCTTCAATGCATATTCAGATTCCTTCCAATTCTACCATCTCAGCAACATTTTATAGGACTGTGACTAATGTTGGAACTGGAAACTCAACTTATAAGGCTAACATTACAGCACCTAAGGATCTTTCAGTTAAGGTTGAACCAAGTACATTACAATTTAGTAAGATAAAACAAGAGTTGTCCTTTAAGGTTGTCATAAAGGGTCCTCAATTTCCAAAAGGGATAAAGGTATTATCAGCATCACTTGAATGGAATGATTCCAAACACAATGTTAGAAGCCCTATACTTATCTATAAACAAGGAAATGTATACTGAATTCCATGTAGTGGACTAATTTTTTGTTAGCTtaggaattaattttgattaggagttcttttattatcttttactttttcttttaattctaaGTTTAGGAGTATTTGATTTTCATTCTCATTTTATGTACATTGGAATGAAAAGATATTTGGCTGCATGGATTGTCCATTTCACTCAATTTTGATGCCCGACATTAACTAGTGCAATATACTGATTTAGCAATCTTTATCCTAACCCTTTTTTTCAACCAATGACTATATATTATAAATAAAGTTGTAGGACCAAGCTTTTTGTCTCAAGCCATTTTTGAGTAGGCAATCAATCCATTCAATATTAAATATGATGCAAGCCACAATTAGATTGGTAAAGTAATGGGGAAATTCATTTCTTTTTTTGTAGTCcaaagtttgaaatttgaaaataaacAAATTTTGAGTTGGTAAAAATGACTACAATTTTTCAAGCTACATTAGTCATATTCTTAGTAATAAGATCTAAATATCAGTGATAAAGACCTAAAAATATAGCATGACTCATTTTAACTATAGAATGGAATACTAAAAGATAAAGTGATAGAGATTAGAGAATGTACATCCAAAAGAGTTTCTTCTGAAGCCATAAAAACTTAGCTTCATGTGCATGGTCTCCATTCTTCAACAATGCAAATTAGTGGATGAAAATCAGAGAGATCCACTCTATAGATAGCAGAGATGTGAACCCTGTAAATAAATAGGTTGAATTAAGTAAGAGGTGCACTCACCCTAAGGAATAAAGGAAATAAAATTTATCTACACTATAGATCAAACAATGAACATATCATGATCAAACCTCCATTTATCTACTTATTTATTTATACTTTACNNNNNNNNNNNNNNNNNNNNNNNNNNNNNNNNTAGCTAAATTTtatattccaaaaaaaaaaaaaaaactgaagttTATATGCAACCAAGCCAAGGGATTTTTTGCTCTTTTCCTTTGTCACTCTTTTTATTTGTCAAATTATGTAATTGGGAATCATATTGGTACTAATAATAGCTTTTTGCCATTTTTGACATGCATGTACATATTATAACTATAAATGTTAGGTAGGACATTCTATGGTCCTACATAGCATGCATGTCTTTTATTTTTCAATCCTACTTTTTATCactactttttattttcttttattgtcACCCACTATcaatttgctttttgtttttaaaggcttttaaaataatgaatagtCAAATCATGTTTCTTGTTGATACGTgtataaacatttttttttccacACATAAAATCTATCACTATAAACATTCACAATGATAAAAACACTAACCAATTTCTCTGTAACTTGGATTTCATACTATAAGATAACATTAAAGTTCTCACAGGTTGAGATGACATAGGAACATAACTTTTTTTTCTTAAACATTTACTTAGAAGCTACCATCTATATAAGCTTAGAGGAGAAAATCCTAAACCAAGACTATAATAACCACTATTATCCTAACAAGATAATTGAGTGGCTCAAACTCAACTAACAAAAGTATCATCAGTATAAAGTCATGGTGCTATATTGGGTATTGGAGATGCATTAGGGGACATAAGATCACCCACTAGCATGTAAGAAGAAGGTGAAGGTGGAAATTTTGGAGAAAGGTTAAGCATTTCCAATGCTTGTAACCTAAGCTCAACAGGGTAATCATTGACACAACCAATTCTAGGACCAGCACCAGTTGACCATTTACTTGAAAGTTGATGACCTAATTGGTAGGACTTTGAGGCCTTCTTGGAATTTATCCTTTGCAATATCGAAGTCTTTGGTACCTCAGCTCTTGGACTCTGAAGACCACCTGAGAGAGTTCTCATGTAGCTAGGTGTCGGTGTTGGTGCCGGTGCCGGTTCAGGTTGAGGATCTTCCTGTTCCTTATCTGAGGATGGGGTGGTCTCCACCTCCTTGGAAATTTCGGGTTCAGAAGAAAACACGTTGCCATTGGTTGGAACTTCGGTTATTACTTCGCTTTCGATAGGCTTGTCCTCATACATATCGCTATCTTCATTTGGCTTACGGATctattaacaataaaaaaatacaagCCTCAATCAATAACTGTATTTGGTTCTACTTATGTAGAATCGGTTAGTTAAAACTGATTTGatgttaaattgatttatgttCAGTAGTTCCTCAAAAGTGACTCTAACAGAATGTAAAATGTTTGACTCTAGGAGTGAACAATGCAAaatcaattttctgtgacattaAACATCATTttgcaaatataaggccaaaagTTTCAAGTTGAACAAAGAACAGATGAAGATCAAGACTAGAAAAGCATCTTTGGGCCTAAAGTTTTCTACAGACCAGATTTTGACAAAGGACCACCATAATGATTGGAGTATAGATGAAAGGAAATGTATCAATGCTAATGAAATACCTCAACTTCATCAAGATTGACCCCATTTTCTTTGAGATACGATAAGAAACTATTGAGGCTGTCATCTGTTGGCCGGTAGTGTCCACTATATGCAGATATGGACTGAAAAAGTCAAAGCCATTGAGAATCAGACATTTTTCAagcacataataataataataataagtatatCAATGTGATTCAATGCACATAAACCACATATATTCTTCCAAAAAATGGACATTTTTCAATgcacaaaagaaattggaataAGCAAAAGCGTACCAATGTAACTCGGTGTACATTAACCAAATAttgtaattaaaagataaataaaaagaaaaaagaaaatgcttCCTACTATCTCTTTAAGGCTATTCATGAAGGTAGGGCcatatttttagaagaggttAGCACAACCGATTTAATCATGCAACATATTAAATCAACAAGACAACAAGTATACCTTTAGAACCCCATTCTCAACTTCCAATCTTCCGGCAGCTACGGTAGCTCCGCCAGCCAGAAAGGAAGAATGATGGAACAACCCTTTCTTTTTCTGTGGGTTACTACAATGTGTCAGTATGCTGGGCGGAATGAAATTCTGAAAACTTTGAAATCTTTGAACTGTTAATTGGTCTTGACTTATTACCTTTCCTGCATAAAGTTTCTTAGACGTACTCATTACAAATATCCACTTGGCAACTTCGGTGTCTTCATATGTATGAAGAAAATCTCCAGTTTGTTTGTGGATAATTTGCCCATCGCAGACAATGTACTCGTAGTGCTCTCTCTCTTGCTGATTTAGGAAAATTTTAAGGATCAACAGGTCAGAAAATCAGGAACAAGCCGCTACTTTTGAAATAATGCAATACACATCAACATCATCAAAGTCAACTACAATAATGAATACCCTTCTGTTCCCTTTTATCTGTCTCAATGTCATGATATAATTTGTATCCAAATATGTCGATCTAAAGGTGGATGAAATTCACGATGACGGATAAAAGGAATCAAAGGGgatatataaaaagaaagtatTGAGTTTAATTAGATGATGAACATACAGGTCCAAGATACTTAATGCATTGTTTTCGGAGCTTTGATCGAGAGCATTGCTCAAGATCAAGGTTTTTCCCATTTCCTAAATCCAACCTGCAGAATGAGGATAAAGATTTCAGCAATAAAACTAATTATACATCATTCTCATGTTAGCATAGTAATGCCTTAATGCATTTATAACAAGCTACACCTTTTGTAACAAGAGATAGAAAACAGAACCAAATGTTCCAATTACATGTACCTTTATAGTTAGCTGATCCAGCTTAgatttttcaaaatcattttGTGTAGTTCAGGTAAACATTTATAGGCTAAAGTCATGAAAGAGTAATACAGAACCAA from Arachis ipaensis cultivar K30076 chromosome B02, Araip1.1, whole genome shotgun sequence harbors:
- the LOC107628055 gene encoding subtilisin-like protease SBT4.15 — its product is MQTWFHSISMLITKHSKVIGAKFFHLEQNNFMDTNLSPMDEEGHGTHTASIAAGALVRKASLYGIGRGXXXXXXXGTSRGGSPNARIAVYKVCWNSGCSDMDLLAGFDDAIADGVNFISVSLGGNPREFFRDPVAIGSFHAMKRGILTTCSAGNEGPYAETVQNVAPWILTVAASSSGRQFITPISLGNGKKVTGVSINTFSPKKKMYPLISGDLAINASGDSYGNASACDYGTLSKDKVKGKIVYCLGDTGNQDLTIKQLEGAGLISASAVKADYSPVTIIPSSTVDAYTLGKNISLYINSTKNPQAVIYKTTSKTGQVPYIASFSSRGPELITSKILKPDLAAPGVDILAGYSKLETITTYPEPEDNRFQSFNILSGTSMACPHAAGAAAYVKSFHREWTPAAVKSALMTTAIPMKDFAAELGTGSGRINPIRALDPGLIYDINMDSYIAFLCKEGFNSTSIGILVGSKGFDCSTINKPPPGNDGLNYPSMHIQIPSNSTISATFYRTVTNVGTGNSTYKANITAPKDLSVKVEPSTLQFSKIKQELSFKVVIKGPQFPKGIKVLSASLEWNDSKHNVRSPILIYKQGNVY
- the LOC107626403 gene encoding IQ domain-containing protein IQM3 isoform X4, whose product is MEVDTLSAFEPFSFGDFRLTSSSDYSQLSPNVDPHAPSRAALRVQKIYRSYRTRRRLADSAVVAEELWWQAIDFVRLNHSTISFFNLPESAVSRWSRVRLNASKVGKGLSLDAQAQKLAFQHWIEAIDPRHRYGHNLHYYYEEWCKTDSGQPFFYWLDLGNGKNLDLEQCSRSKLRKQCIKYLGPQEREHYEYIVCDGQIIHKQTGDFLHTYEDTEVAKWIFVMSTSKKLYAGKIRKPNEDSDMYEDKPIESEVITEVPTNGNVFSSEPEISKEVETTPSSDKEQEDPQPEPAPAPTPTPSYMRTLSGGLQSPRAEVPKTSILQRINSKKASKSYQLGHQLSSKWSTGAGPRIGCVNDYPVELRLQALEMLNLSPKFPPSPSSYMLVGDLMSPNASPIPNIAP
- the LOC107626403 gene encoding IQ domain-containing protein IQM3 isoform X2 yields the protein MEVDTLSAFEPFSFGDFRLTSSSDYSQLSPNVDPHAPSRAALRVQKIYRSYRTRRRLADSAVVAEELWWQAIDFVRLNHSTISFFNLPESAVSRWSRVRLNASKVGKGLSLDAQAQKLAFQHWIEAIDPRHRYGHNLHYYYEEWCKTDSGQPFFYWLDLGNGKNLDLEQCSRSKLRKQCIKYLGPQEREHYEYIVCDGQIIHKQTGDFLHTYEDTEVAKWIFVMSTSKKLYAGKSISAYSGHYRPTDDSLNSFLSYLKENGVNLDEVEIRKPNEDSDMYEDKPIESEVITEVPTNGNVFSSEPEISKEVETTPSSDKEQEDPQPEPAPAPTPTPSYMRTLSGGLQSPRAEVPKTSILQRINSKKASKSYQLGHQLSSKWSTGAGPRIGCVNDYPVELRLQALEMLNLSPKFPPSPSSYMLVGDLMSPNASPIPNIAP
- the LOC107626403 gene encoding IQ domain-containing protein IQM3 isoform X1, translated to MEVDTLSAFEPFSFGDFRLTSSSDYSQLSPNVDPHAPSRAALRVQKIYRSYRTRRRLADSAVVAEELWWQAIDFVRLNHSTISFFNLPESAVSRWSRVRLNASKVGKGLSLDAQAQKLAFQHWIEAIDPRHRYGHNLHYYYEEWCKTDSGQPFFYWLDLGNGKNLDLEQCSRSKLRKQCIKYLGPQEREHYEYIVCDGQIIHKQTGDFLHTYEDTEVAKWIFVMSTSKKLYAGKKKKGLFHHSSFLAGGATVAAGRLEVENGVLKSISAYSGHYRPTDDSLNSFLSYLKENGVNLDEVEIRKPNEDSDMYEDKPIESEVITEVPTNGNVFSSEPEISKEVETTPSSDKEQEDPQPEPAPAPTPTPSYMRTLSGGLQSPRAEVPKTSILQRINSKKASKSYQLGHQLSSKWSTGAGPRIGCVNDYPVELRLQALEMLNLSPKFPPSPSSYMLVGDLMSPNASPIPNIAP
- the LOC107626403 gene encoding IQ domain-containing protein IQM3 isoform X3, which encodes MEVDTLSAFEPFSFGDFRLTSSSDYSQLSPNVDPHAPSRAALRVQKIYRSYRTRRRLADSAVVAEELWWQAIDFVRLNHSTISFFNLPESAVSRWSRVRLNASKVGKGLSLDAQAQKLAFQHWIEAIDPRHRYGHNLHYYYEEWCKTDSGQPFFYWLDLGNGKNLDLEQCSRSKLRKQCIKYLGPQEREHYEYIVCDGQIIHKQTGDFLHTYEDTEVAKWIFVMSTSKKLYAGKKKKGLFHHSSFLAGGATVAAGRLEVENGVLKIRKPNEDSDMYEDKPIESEVITEVPTNGNVFSSEPEISKEVETTPSSDKEQEDPQPEPAPAPTPTPSYMRTLSGGLQSPRAEVPKTSILQRINSKKASKSYQLGHQLSSKWSTGAGPRIGCVNDYPVELRLQALEMLNLSPKFPPSPSSYMLVGDLMSPNASPIPNIAP